A stretch of the Erpetoichthys calabaricus chromosome 3, fErpCal1.3, whole genome shotgun sequence genome encodes the following:
- the LOC114649494 gene encoding trace amine-associated receptor 1-like, with protein sequence MFVFLGGGIKIYIVNRIMLKNKTWILEDITLCYTFIENSCPKQTYSLAVRVFMYVILCILITFTVCGNLLVIIIISHFKQLHTPTNYLTLSLAVADFLLGGLVMPPSMIRSVETCWYFGDFFCKFHTSTDMMLCLSSILHLSFISVDRYYAVCFPLTYNAKINVGLVGRAIFLIWCCSAAYGFGIVFYGISMKNADSFSDQSLFCIGGCFVVHTLVTTVITSLVGFVIPAFIILGIYLKIFIVAKKQIRAIKKTIDKNAASRQRERKAAKTLAIVIGVYITCWTPFFLWSMMFSFSNNSTPASVIDTLVWFAYINSTCNPCIYAFFYNWFRKALRMIVCGNIFNNHSAWAILYTD encoded by the coding sequence atgtttgttttcCTTGGAGgaggaattaaaatatacattgtaAACAGGataatgctaaaaaataaaacctggaTTTTGGAAGATATTACTTTGTGTTATACATTTATAGAAAACTCATGCCCTAAACAGACCTATTCATTGGCTGTTCgtgtttttatgtatgtaataTTGTGCATATTAATCACATTCACTGTTTGTGGAAATTTGCTAGTAATCATTATTATATCTCATTTCAAGCAGCTTCATACACCAACAAATTACCTTACTCTTTCTCTGGCAGTTGCTGACTTTCTCCTAGGTGGGCTCGTAATGCCACCCAGTATGATCAGATCAGTTGAAACGTGCTGGtactttggtgattttttttgcaagtttcaTACCAGTACAGACATGATGCTGTGCTTATCCTCTATTTTGCATCTGTCCTTCATTTCAGTTGATCGTTATTATGCAGTATGTTTTCCTCTTACATACAATGCTAAAATTAACGTAGGTCTTGTAGGCAGAGCAATTTTTCTTATTTGGTGTTGCTCAGCTGCATATGGATTTGGAATAGTATTCTATGGAATAAGTATGAAGAATGCTGATTCCTTTTCTGACCAAAGTTTATTTTGCATCGGTGGCTGCTTTGTAGTGCATACCTTGGTAACCACTGTGATCACTTCATTAGTTGGATTTGTTATCCCAGCTTTTATTATATTAGGTATTTATCTAAAGATCTTCATTGTAGCAAAGAAACAAATCAGagctattaaaaaaacaattgacaAAAATGCTGCatcaagacagagagaaagaaaagcagcaaaaacattGGCAATAGTTATAGGTGTATATATTACGTGCTGGACACCATTTTTCTTATGGAGTatgatgttttctttttccaataaTTCAACTCCTGCTTCTGTAATTGACACTTTAGTCTGGTTTGCATACATCAACTCCACTTGTAACCCTTGCATTTATGCCTTTTTTTATAACTGGTTCAGAAAAGCTCTCAGAATGATTGTGTgtggaaatatttttaataatcacTCTGCATGGGCAATTCTTTATACTGACTAA
- the LOC127527119 gene encoding trace amine-associated receptor 1-like: MYSLTIHIIIYVILCTIITFTISGNLLVIIIISHFRQLHTPTNFLTLSLAVADFLLGGIVMPPSMIRSVEACWYFGDFFCKFHTSTDIMLSATSIIHLFFISVDRYYAVCHPFKYRTKINLIQIGKIVLISWSLPVIQHSEYYYFETLYCVGSCIPVQSVESVLLLALLTFYIPGCIMIGIYLKIFIVAKKQARAIRETMESKYSSTRKREAKAAKTLAIVIVVFLVCWCPFILCNSILNYETPARVVEALIWISYLNSAFNPFIYAFFYTWFRKALRIIVMGNIFRNNSSLTKLYME; encoded by the exons ATGTATTCACTCACCATTCACATTATCATCTATGTTATCCTATGCACTATAATCACATTCACAATTAGTGGAAACCTTCTAGTTATAATTATCATATCTCACTTCAGGCAACTACATACACCAACCAACTTTCTAACCCTTTCACTGGCAGTTGCAGACTTTTTGTTAGGGGGGATTGTCATGCCACCTAGCATGATTCGGTCTGTTGAAGCTTGTTGGTATTTTGGAGATTTCTTCTGCAAGTTCCACACCAGCACAGACATCATGCTTAGTGCCACTTCCATTATACATCTCTTTTTCATATCAGTTGACCGTTATTATGCTGTGTGTCATCCTTTTaaatacagaactaaaattaatttaattcaaatagGTAAAATTGTACTTATTAGCTGGTCACT ACCAGTTATTCAACATTcagaatattattattttgagaCTTTATATTGTGTTGGAAGTTGCATTCCAGTTCAAAGTGTGGAATCAGTTTTGCTTTTAGCTTTACTAACATTTTACATACCAGGATGCATCATGATAGGTATCTATTTGAAGATTTTCATTGTTGCAAAGAAACAAGCAAGAGCTATAAGAGAAACAATGGAATCTAAATATTCATCAACGAGAAAACGTGAAGCCAAGGCTGCTAAAACACTGGCTATAGTTATAGTGGTATTCCTTGTGTGTTGGTGTCCTTTTATCTTATGTAACTCAATTTTGAATTATGAAACACCAGCCAGAGTTGTAGAAGCTCTAATCTGGATTTCCTACTTGAACTCTGCTTTCAACCCTTTCATTTATGCCTTCTTTTACACATGGTTTAGAAAAGCTCTCAGAATAATTGTAATGggaaatatttttagaaataattCCTCTTTAACAAAACTTTACATggaataa